Below is a genomic region from Henckelia pumila isolate YLH828 chromosome 3, ASM3356847v2, whole genome shotgun sequence.
CCAAAAAATAACTTCTTTTGCTGATCGCATACATTTATGTAAGAATGTCGCACTGCAGCTCAAAAGGGATGACCAGAAAACATGTCACACACGTAGAAAGATCAAGTAAACACGATCAAAATTAAAACCACTAGGTGTAAATTTCTCTCAACATCACATTgacatttatttatatttaaaagtcTCAGCAAATTACAAATCAACGTTGAGAAGGTGAAATATGACAAGAAATTGAAAATTCGGTTTATGATGGTTCGATCAGCGTCCTTGTTCCTTATTTTTGGTCAAGCAGAAGGGACGTGCAGGAAAGAAGGGATAGcaattcttcttgttttgggGAACCAAAACCTTGCCATCTAATTCTACCCATCTTGTCAAGCAAGAACATGTACCTGCACAACATCGGTCACGGATaattataactaaaatataCTTCAAAATTATTTGGTTCATGCAATCAGGTGAGAACACTACAAAAACGAGATATGATGAGAGAACAAGCAAAATTCCACGTACCCAGTAAGAAGGTTTAATATTCTAAGCTCTTTTCTGAAGTAATAGTGATCACCAAATGAATAAACTATCTGCCTTTGCAAGACGTCTTTCGTTCCTCCAGGTTTTGGCTTCCTCATGATTTTAAGCAGTAGTTTCTTGATAGGATTACGACTCAATAGCCATGAATCTATAAAGGATATCTGCAACAGAGATGTTATAATCATAAAAGGATGGGAATCATTCCTCAGATGACATTTTACTCAAAATAATTATGGGTTATCGGTACCAAAGTGTTGTACTGCCAAATGTGAGAGATGTCATGGGATGAGAGATAAGACCATGCCATTCAATATTTACACCAAAACAACATGAACACCGTGAAGTAAATTTATCCCTTATGCAAAAGTATCGAAGACAAATAACTTCAcatcatgcattgcatttccATTTTCAAGAAAAGATTGAGGAAACAGGTAATTTAGAAAATGGCGAAAAAGTGTCGCATGCAATGTTGGGCACCTCTGAATGAATTATTAAGGTGTTTGGACGTTCTATTACTTCAAACTTCTAAAACAAGTTTACCATATTCTTTTTTATGAGCatacttgaaaaaatatttttggaagtTGATGAGATATTTAGATATTAGACATTGTGGTTTGAATATTTGAAAGTACGATTGCGGGTCTATATTTTTGGGAACAATGTAGTGATAGTGACAGAAatgtgatttttgaaagaagATGGAGTTGACTGATCATTGATGGTTGATAAAAACAAACTGCTAATCAGTTTTCAAGGGATAAATCTCCAATTAAAAACCCAAACACACAGACTATAAGCTTCTGCCTGACAGAGATGGTTTGAAGCAATGATTTTTTTGCCTGGCGCAGTCTCAAATTGTATGATAAAGCACCAGATTAATAGCCAAAGTTTTCCATTTTTCCTGTTATTTTCTGACAGATAAGAAAAAAATCAAGCAATACTCATTCCACAAATGAGAGAGTTGATTTACAAATTTAGTGGAAAAATATTGCACTTCTTTTAACATTGGATTCTTTGACAATCAAAAGTAGCAAAAGATTAACTGTACCTCATATAACTGAACATCACCGGAATGACCAAAAGTATCAAGAAAAGGCAAGCTCCAAGAATCTATCATAGGCTGTCAAAACCCGAAAGAAAGAAATGaaataaacaacaaaacacacacacacacacacacacacacacatctaTTAGCAGCGTCCTCATAAATCTAATCTCAATATATTGTAAAAAAACTTTAACCACCGCAAAACAAGGTTTTTCACGCAGCTATACAAATGTAATCTTCTCCTAGCTTTTGTGAAAAGAATGATTTTCTCCCCTTTTCTTCACAGAACCGAAACTAACTACCTGTCTACCCAGAGTCAAAATCACGGTCTATCAACTTCTTTAATCCAGTTCCATTTTGTTGTAGTTGCTTAATTCGTAAATAGGAACCAGGAGCACATGCTAACTTCAGAAATAACATGCATTTCAAAAGTCAAATAGCTGGTTATACTTGAATTCATTGCAATTTAGAAGCTACGGACAAACTATGGCGCTGGCACGAAGTTGGAAAGCTTCAAGCAGAAATATGAATACAAGAAATTATTCCAGGTATTTCACATTTTTATGCTCTTCTTTTAGTGGCTACACTCGGCTACAGTTTGACTCCTTTATTTGCACACCGACAACAATAAATATGTACCAGGACAGTTGAAAACTGTGGCAGATGcaacatatttatatatcatTAAAATCTTCCAGCTCAAGAGGATGGCTCAACGAATTCTATCTAATGTTCTCTCACCTGTGAGCTGGCACGAAATGACAAACACAATAATGTCGCTTTGGGTACAATCAACCCGGGGGTTTTCGCATCATTCCCAGCAGAGGTTATAGGCAGCTTAAGGTTAGAACAATCGGAGTAGTTCACGTCCAACATAGGAAATTTCGCAGCTGCATTTGCTGGAATTATAATCTTATTTGCCATTGCTATCTGCATAAGATGACGTAAAACATTTCACCAAGCAATCCAACCTCGTAAACATTAACACTGCAGCTCTTTCTCCTAAACAATATTCATCAACAGTATAACCAAAACCGATATCCGCATAATAAATGCCACACCTTCCCACCATGCTGCTTCATCTCAGCCATGTCCGCAAAGTGCCCCCTATTCATCTCATCTTTACTGTCCTAAATaacaaataaaacaaatcaCACTTAACCAAATGCAGCATCACAACACATGAATTTTCAATAAAATGCAGCAAAAAGCAAGCTTGATATCAAATTACTCACAGCCGAGCACGTTCTTTCTCAATTGCCTCTTTACTTCCAATCTGTGGTCCAAATAACCAAAAGTTGATACTCCTTAAACAACATCAATATAATTCCATCAACCAAATCACTCGAAACAGATTTAAACCCAATCCCTCTAATCGTGATTTGAATTCATGGGAGAAAAAACAAATCTTGAAGGcaaagctttgtgatttcaacCGACCTGATAAATGTCGAGGAAGCGGCGGGAGCTCCATTGAGATGGATTCTGAAAAGGGAGAACTGGGAATAGCTTACTTTCTTCTTTGATACAGTTTCTAGCATGAAATTTTGCCGGTGATGAACACAGCAGCCTCTTCAACCTCAGCATCGTCGATGTTTTTTTCCCTGTAAACGAGTTCTTCCTTCCCGAGTGAAAGCTTCGGAAAGAAATGCCAGATGAATGAGTTTGGGCTTGTACACTGAAGTAGCCCATACATTTCAAGCCCGACAAAAGCCCAAAATGTGTCCAAAACAATGGCTAATTTCTCATTTTACAAAAGTATAGTATAACGGTAATAGATAGCCCCGAATATTAATACCCAAGAAAAAACTAACAATATGATCGAGACCCTTTCTTCTTTCGAATCAATCATGGATAggaaaatatgtttatttcttGTGGTTTTGCTTTACCCGGagatttaaaattaaatgattCTTTGCAGATTCAATGTCTCGTCTTTTCTAATAAATATTGCATcgattttttttgaataaagtATTATTTAACATCGAATAATCGACTCAACCAAAAGTTTGAAGTTCGGTATTTTTCAGACACAAACTTGAAAAATCATATGATATTTTGAACATTCTCATCGTCATTCTTGTATCAAAACAATGCCAACTGATGATACATTTAATCTTCTGTGAATTACATACAATAAAATGATTTGCTTGAGCTGCTCAGCCTTCTCTCAAGTGTGAGAATGAACTAGTGTAGGTGCATGAACGGCTGAACTCAAAAGGAAGCCAACCAATAGATAGCTAATACAAAAGATTATGAGGATTCAAAAAATATCGAATATGATAGTtggacaataattttttttatcgatATACTATATCAGAGTTTTATATGCTGTCCAACAACTATGCCCAACTCCGTGTTCACCATGTACAATAAATGAGTTGACCAGTATAATaagtgagttgacttgtacacgTTGGACATAGTTATTGAGCAGCATAATAAAACTCTACTACATCAATCTAAATAGGGTATAAATATACATTATTCGAAATTCAACAAATGAGGTAAGAACCAATATTTTAAATAGCAAGTGATTTTATGACAACAAcagaatttttttaacaaaaatgaGAATTCTCATTCCTCTGTAAATAAATATCCACTTCTTCAAAGGTAGCACTCAAATTATTATCAATCTTCCTTCGTTTTTTCCCCTTTTTTGTTACTTGCACATATTTTGCTATCTATAACGGAAAATTCAGTCTTATCCATAGGATATTACTCCATATCCCATAAGTGTTGTGAACTTTTGTGATTGGTGCAAATCATGTAAGCCCTATCCATAAAATATGATCGAAccttttagtatttttatattaaatcaaataatctaaaattgatttcattatgATATACAAACAACATaaccaaattaaaattattttattagatataACATGTGGATATCATCTCTGTGCCAATATCTCATCAACCTATTAGAACATCGTAATACTTTTTTCCCCACCCCATGGTTTGTAgacatacacatatatataaaatcatacctTTATTTGtaatgaattattattaatttaagtaAGTAACTCCACCCGTATTTTAACAGTCTTGTTGATGCTACAGCCCACTTATAACGTGATTATTATTTTCTCCTCGTCAATTTTACTTCCAAACTAGAGTATTGAATCTCGATACCTAATCAACAAAGTCTACACAATCCGATCGGAGTAAACCCCCGCGAAAACTCCATCTACCACTGACCGAGCTGAATTTTCTACACCTCCGATCTGATCTGGCGATAATGCGGCGGTGCGATTCGGCAATCCGCGGCGGCAGCGGGGAGTAACTGAAATGCAGCGGAACACGGATTTACAAGCACTGCCATTTCCTCTGAGTCCGTTTCTGCTGCTAAATGCCGTTGGTGGCGTTGGGGATTTAGGTGAGGGAGGGTTTGAATTGTCCAGGTATCTGTTTCTGGGATCGCTGCTCTTCTCCCGAGAAGGAGGCGGTATGGACTTGTCCAAGGTCGGAGAGAAG
It encodes:
- the LOC140891822 gene encoding uncharacterized protein isoform X1, which gives rise to MLRLKRLLCSSPAKFHARNCIKEESKLFPVLPFQNPSQWSSRRFLDIYQIGSKEAIEKERARLKDEMNRGHFADMAEMKQHGGKIAMANKIIIPANAAAKFPMLDVNYSDCSNLKLPITSAGNDAKTPGLIVPKATLLCLSFRASSQPMIDSWSLPFLDTFGHSGDVQLYEISFIDSWLLSRNPIKKLLLKIMRKPKPGGTKDVLQRQIVYSFGDHYYFRKELRILNLLTGYMFLLDKMGRIRWQGFGSPKQEELLSLLSCTSLLLDQK
- the LOC140891822 gene encoding uncharacterized protein isoform X2; translation: MLETVSKKKVSYSQFSLFRIHLNGAPAASSTFIRSINFWLFGPQIGSKEAIEKERARLKDEMNRGHFADMAEMKQHGGKIAMANKIIIPANAAAKFPMLDVNYSDCSNLKLPITSAGNDAKTPGLIVPKATLLCLSFRASSQPMIDSWSLPFLDTFGHSGDVQLYEISFIDSWLLSRNPIKKLLLKIMRKPKPGGTKDVLQRQIVYSFGDHYYFRKELRILNLLTGYMFLLDKMGRIRWQGFGSPKQEELLSLLSCTSLLLDQK
- the LOC140891822 gene encoding uncharacterized protein isoform X3, giving the protein MNRGHFADMAEMKQHGGKIAMANKIIIPANAAAKFPMLDVNYSDCSNLKLPITSAGNDAKTPGLIVPKATLLCLSFRASSQPMIDSWSLPFLDTFGHSGDVQLYEISFIDSWLLSRNPIKKLLLKIMRKPKPGGTKDVLQRQIVYSFGDHYYFRKELRILNLLTGYMFLLDKMGRIRWQGFGSPKQEELLSLLSCTSLLLDQK